The following are encoded in a window of Carya illinoinensis cultivar Pawnee chromosome 15, C.illinoinensisPawnee_v1, whole genome shotgun sequence genomic DNA:
- the LOC122297457 gene encoding uncharacterized protein LOC122297457, protein MLLAVEGGGFFSSSASGYSKGLALLLLGQKNEDKPMRVSPWNQYQLVDQESDPNLQLASTKNWLSRGCASFVCFGRASPGLDTPSPLKVGPAQHQDVLPDPLTSDNVKDCATDTDYDNNARKVALRSSLKKPSSDKPPVSVENASECEALGENGSDIPGHTERRKVQWTDACGSELVDIREFEPSEVDGSDDEFDNGNERNCSCAIM, encoded by the exons ATGTTATTGGCGGTAGAAGGTGGaggtttcttctcttcttcagcTTCTGGTTATAGCAAGGGCCTGGCCCTCCTTCTCTTGGGTCAGAAGAATGAAGATAAACCCATGAGAGTTTCGCCTTGGAATCAGTACCAGTTGGTGGACCAAGAATCTGATCCTAACCTCCAGCTGGCTTCCACGAAGAACTGGCTTTCCCGTGGGTGCGCTTCCTTCGTCTGCTTTGGTCGCGCTTCCCCAGGGCTTGACACCCCCTCGCCTCTTAAAGTGGGCCCTGCCCAACATCAAGATGTATTGCCAGATCCTCTTACTTCTGACAATGTCAAGGATTGTGCCACTGATACAGATTATGACAATAATGCAAGAAAGGTAGCTCTTAGAAGTAGCTTGAAGAAGCCATCATCAGACAAACCCCCTGTTTCTGTTGAGAACGCTAGTGAATGCGAAGCATTGGGTGAAAATGGTAGTGATATCCCTGGTCATACTGAAAGGAGGAAAGTGCAGTGGACGGATGCGTGTGGGAGTGAGCTTGTTGATATCAGGGAATTTGAGCCCAG TGAAGTGGATGGATCAGATGACGAATTTGACAACGGTAATGAAAGAAATTGTTCATGCGCAATCATGTAG